From the Synechococcus sp. HK01-R genome, one window contains:
- a CDS encoding TldD/PmbA family protein gives MQTRGLVASHPAHVQATGLDPTLTPWRDKLEQLLGLGRRAGADLVEVFLETTDHLNLLAEQDRITSVSPAFSMGAGLRVFRGDRDGFVSTNDLSESGLLQALEQALAMLGLDLSSASGAHLSNFNGLGEFRDFSVGKTDWLGRAPDLDLCTQRLLEGTAVLQRLGQHLEVRRGSYARDWQEVLVAASDGTFARDIRLHQSSGLSVLAADGDHRASIGRRYGSTDRPDDLQSWDLDASAADVCQSASTMLRADYVDGGQMPVVLANRFGGVIFHEACGHLLETTQVERGTTPFADRIGETIAHPAVTAIDEGLSQGAFGSIAMDDEGMESQRTVLIENGVLQRFLSDRAGELRTGHPRTGSGRRQNHGFAAASRMRNTYIAAGPHSPQDLISSTDKGLYCKSMGGGSVGPTGQFNFSVEEGYLIENGTLGRPVKGATLIGEAKEVMPRISMCADDLDLAAGFCGSVSGSVFVTVGQPHIKVDSITVGGR, from the coding sequence ATGCAGACGAGGGGCTTGGTCGCTTCCCATCCCGCTCATGTTCAGGCAACTGGCTTGGACCCCACACTGACTCCCTGGCGAGACAAGCTGGAACAACTCCTCGGTCTTGGCCGGCGAGCGGGAGCTGACCTCGTGGAGGTGTTTCTCGAAACCACCGACCACCTCAACCTTCTTGCGGAACAGGATCGAATCACCAGCGTGAGCCCTGCCTTCTCGATGGGTGCCGGTCTGCGCGTGTTTCGCGGAGACCGCGATGGGTTCGTCAGCACCAATGACCTCAGTGAGTCAGGTCTCCTCCAGGCACTCGAGCAGGCGCTGGCCATGCTCGGCTTGGATCTCAGCTCAGCATCGGGAGCCCACCTCTCCAACTTCAACGGTCTCGGAGAGTTCCGCGATTTCTCCGTCGGCAAGACCGATTGGTTAGGACGCGCACCAGACCTTGATCTCTGTACACAAAGGCTCCTCGAAGGCACGGCTGTTCTGCAGCGCCTTGGCCAGCACCTCGAGGTCCGCCGCGGCAGTTACGCCCGTGACTGGCAGGAGGTGCTCGTGGCAGCCAGTGATGGAACGTTCGCCAGAGATATTCGTCTTCATCAATCCTCTGGCCTCAGTGTGTTGGCGGCTGACGGTGATCACCGCGCCAGCATCGGACGCCGCTACGGATCAACCGATCGTCCCGATGATCTCCAGAGCTGGGATCTTGATGCATCAGCTGCTGATGTCTGCCAGAGCGCTTCAACCATGCTGCGAGCCGACTACGTAGATGGCGGACAAATGCCCGTGGTGCTCGCCAACCGTTTCGGTGGGGTGATCTTCCATGAAGCCTGCGGCCACTTACTGGAGACCACCCAGGTGGAGAGAGGAACCACACCGTTCGCGGACCGAATCGGGGAAACCATCGCCCATCCGGCTGTTACCGCCATTGATGAAGGCCTGAGCCAGGGCGCCTTTGGCTCCATTGCGATGGACGATGAAGGGATGGAATCTCAGCGCACGGTTCTGATCGAGAACGGTGTGCTGCAAAGGTTCCTTAGTGATCGCGCCGGAGAATTGCGAACTGGTCATCCCCGCACCGGTAGCGGACGACGCCAGAACCACGGTTTTGCAGCCGCCAGTCGCATGCGCAACACCTACATCGCGGCAGGCCCGCACAGCCCGCAAGATCTGATCAGCTCAACCGACAAAGGCCTTTATTGCAAATCCATGGGAGGCGGGAGTGTCGGCCCCACCGGTCAATTCAACTTCTCAGTGGAGGAGGGCTACCTGATCGAAAACGGAACCCTTGGCAGGCCTGTGAAGGGGGCCACCTTGATCGGTGAAGCGAAAGAGGTGATGCCAAGGATCTCCATGTGTGCAGACGACCTGGATCTGGCTGCTGGCTTCTGCGGCTCAGTGAGCGGAAGCGTTTTTGTCACGGTGGGGCAGCCACACATCAAGGTGGATTCGATCACCGTGGGAGGCCGCTGA
- the acsF gene encoding magnesium-protoporphyrin IX monomethyl ester (oxidative) cyclase codes for MVPPTAVTEAAANAGSSVAVKDPVKDTILTPRFYTTDFEAMAAMDLRPNEAELEAICEEFRKDYNRHHFVRNGEFDGAADKLDPQTREVFVEFLEQSCTSEFSGFLLYKELSRRIKNRNPLLAECFAHMARDEARHAGFLNKAMSDFGLQLDLGFLTANKKYTFFKPKFIFYATYLSEKIGYWRYITIFRHLEQNPDSKIFPIFNFFENWCQDENRHGDFFDALMKAQPDTVRGLTARLWCRFFLLAVFATMYVRDVARKEFYEALGLDARDYDRVVIDKTNETSARVFPVVLDVKNPRFWEGLERLVQNNAALSAADESQAPASIKLLRKLPYWVGNGLEMATLFLMKPVRSEALQPAVR; via the coding sequence ATGGTGCCTCCCACCGCCGTAACGGAAGCTGCGGCTAACGCCGGCTCGTCCGTTGCCGTGAAGGACCCCGTGAAGGACACGATCCTCACGCCACGCTTTTACACCACGGATTTCGAGGCCATGGCCGCCATGGACCTCCGCCCGAACGAGGCGGAGCTCGAGGCGATCTGCGAGGAATTCCGCAAGGATTACAACCGCCATCATTTCGTTCGCAATGGCGAATTTGACGGCGCAGCCGACAAACTCGATCCACAAACTCGCGAAGTCTTCGTTGAGTTTCTGGAGCAGAGCTGCACCTCTGAATTTTCTGGATTCCTGCTTTACAAGGAACTCAGCCGTCGAATCAAGAACCGCAACCCATTGCTCGCCGAGTGCTTCGCGCACATGGCCCGCGACGAAGCCCGCCATGCTGGCTTCTTGAACAAGGCGATGAGCGATTTCGGCTTACAGCTCGACCTCGGCTTCCTGACTGCCAACAAGAAATACACGTTCTTCAAACCGAAGTTCATCTTTTACGCCACTTATCTGTCCGAGAAGATTGGCTACTGGCGTTACATCACGATCTTCCGTCACCTGGAACAGAATCCAGACAGCAAGATATTCCCGATCTTCAATTTCTTCGAGAATTGGTGCCAGGACGAAAACCGTCATGGCGATTTCTTCGACGCCCTGATGAAGGCCCAGCCCGATACCGTGCGTGGCTTGACCGCCAGGCTGTGGTGCCGCTTCTTCCTGCTGGCCGTCTTCGCGACGATGTACGTGCGCGACGTTGCCCGTAAGGAGTTTTATGAGGCCCTTGGTCTTGATGCGCGCGACTACGACCGGGTGGTGATTGACAAGACCAATGAGACTTCGGCCCGGGTGTTCCCAGTGGTTCTTGATGTCAAGAATCCCCGCTTCTGGGAAGGCCTGGAGCGATTGGTGCAAAACAACGCTGCTCTGAGCGCTGCCGACGAGAGTCAAGCTCCAGCCTCGATCAAGCTGCTCCGCAAGCTTCCTTACTGGGTGGGCAACGGTCTCGAGATGGCCACGCTCTTCCTGATGAAACCCGTGCGCAGCGAGGCGCTCCAGCCGGCCGTTCGCTGA
- a CDS encoding DUF2996 domain-containing protein produces the protein MSETPQADKALENQADGTSPAQADQSAAAKKDKPVKPPKLEDKPFTSFIHDDLIPGLLKGLQSHGITPESLELVQGERPVVGGDCWMVTGSLPPGRRFWLCFNDDSINAGKTIALADPGTEPSLLESFLIDEKRMSLPLLLSRLLQRLNGQKWLGGN, from the coding sequence GTGAGCGAAACACCTCAGGCAGACAAAGCCCTGGAGAACCAAGCTGACGGAACCAGTCCGGCTCAGGCGGATCAGTCCGCTGCCGCCAAAAAGGACAAGCCGGTCAAACCCCCGAAGCTGGAAGACAAGCCCTTCACGAGCTTCATTCATGACGATTTGATCCCGGGCCTGCTGAAGGGCCTCCAGAGCCATGGCATCACGCCCGAAAGCCTGGAACTCGTCCAGGGTGAACGGCCTGTTGTGGGTGGTGACTGTTGGATGGTGACGGGGAGCCTGCCGCCCGGGCGGCGCTTCTGGCTCTGCTTCAACGACGATTCGATCAATGCCGGCAAAACCATTGCCCTGGCCGACCCGGGCACCGAACCCAGCCTCCTGGAGTCGTTTCTGATTGATGAAAAGCGCATGAGCCTCCCGCTGCTGCTCTCACGCCTTCTGCAACGCCTCAACGGACAGAAGTGGCTGGGAGGCAACTGA
- a CDS encoding flavin prenyltransferase UbiX, translating into MPATSASSTQQSADHPYVLAVTGASAQPLAERALQLLLQRGRSVHLVLSRGAHEVWKAERGESVPLDPEQQQQFWRDRLDCQTGALQCHRFNDQAANIASGSYRTRGMVIVPCSMGTVGRIAAGVATDLVERCADVHLKEGRPLVIAPREMPWNLIHLRNLTNLAEAGARIAPPIPAWYTQPRTLDDMVDFLVVRLFDGLDEDLAPIQRWTGDQR; encoded by the coding sequence ATGCCAGCCACCTCAGCCTCGAGCACCCAGCAAAGCGCTGATCACCCCTACGTGCTCGCGGTGACAGGGGCATCAGCCCAACCGCTTGCAGAAAGGGCGCTGCAACTGTTGCTTCAACGGGGGCGAAGCGTTCATCTCGTTCTCAGTCGCGGTGCCCATGAGGTATGGAAAGCGGAGCGGGGTGAAAGCGTCCCACTCGATCCCGAACAGCAACAACAGTTCTGGCGCGATCGTCTTGACTGCCAGACCGGGGCCCTCCAATGCCACCGATTCAATGACCAGGCAGCGAACATCGCTAGCGGCAGCTACCGCACTCGGGGCATGGTGATCGTGCCCTGCAGCATGGGCACCGTCGGGCGCATTGCCGCGGGTGTGGCCACGGACCTGGTCGAGCGCTGCGCCGATGTGCACTTGAAGGAAGGCCGTCCCCTCGTGATTGCGCCAAGGGAGATGCCATGGAATCTGATTCATCTGCGCAACCTCACCAACCTTGCGGAAGCTGGTGCGCGGATTGCCCCTCCGATCCCCGCCTGGTACACCCAGCCAAGAACCCTCGACGACATGGTCGATTTTCTGGTCGTTCGCCTCTTTGACGGATTGGATGAAGATCTCGCACCAATCCAGCGCTGGACAGGGGATCAGCGATGA
- a CDS encoding RNB domain-containing ribonuclease, whose protein sequence is MKFTVADLLDQVPVSGSVESETLEKIFRLSNRSEKDTLQLAIQGLEKLGVITCPKEGSIQRTDNPDMIEARLRCSSKGFCFAIRDDGGEDIYIRDHQLNHAWNGDRVLVKVTREGGRRRSPEGGVQCILERQTTSLLAHLDQQENRVVALPLDDRLLATIELAEAGEHSGSLVEVKVDRYPVAQFAARGHVARPLPLDAGAAGDRELLLTKANLHERPEAPRSSLKTPNAKKRQQLCDQPSLLLRSWSGAGAPALPAVHVEPHEGGSRLWVHAPTVAERLAPGQALDAWIKERGEALCLGEVWQPLLNGPLDEACRFTVGEEQDAITLRLDINAEGDVRDWLFCLSRIRPVAEITPAQLEALGARKPKARSVPAALKPIKDQIGQLETLLFCARSLQAEAIRNGVLELDLAAPELESLGDLGRSWPDADRQQWISPLNEQDPQSILAVLVMAADRTWSQHSQDLQVKALELLAPEAEASALTDVAKAAVALELPLELEEDGTPSPVELAQAIASCPQRRVLDRQLCQALPAPLLEIDATTEPGEGGANDDSEVTASAETDRSSSTPRRTAPWCCPTLHAADLINQQLLSAVLLEGKDRPSVRQKDKVVLGERGCGSRIEWPLFSQSQSQKISELAPQRLLQKLNARRRQVAELRRDVVAMMQARHCEPMVGQEQPGVISGVQSYGFFVELPPSMIEGLVHVSSLNDDWYEYRSRQNRLVGRRNRRRYQLGDAVTVKIMKVDVLRNQIDLEVVASADDAAEVVSTAPGSGQEASIPVLVNEH, encoded by the coding sequence ATGAAGTTCACGGTCGCTGATCTGCTCGACCAGGTCCCTGTTTCCGGTTCAGTTGAATCCGAAACACTCGAAAAGATCTTCCGACTGAGCAACCGTTCGGAAAAAGACACCCTGCAACTCGCCATTCAGGGGCTTGAAAAACTTGGTGTGATCACCTGTCCGAAGGAAGGCTCGATCCAGCGGACCGACAATCCGGACATGATCGAGGCCCGGCTGCGATGCAGCAGCAAAGGCTTTTGCTTTGCCATCCGTGATGACGGTGGTGAAGACATCTATATCCGCGACCACCAGCTCAATCACGCCTGGAATGGCGATCGAGTGCTGGTGAAAGTCACCCGCGAGGGTGGGCGTCGTCGCTCACCGGAGGGCGGGGTCCAGTGCATTCTCGAGCGCCAAACCACAAGTCTTCTCGCCCATCTCGACCAGCAGGAGAACAGGGTTGTTGCGCTGCCTCTTGATGACAGGCTTCTGGCCACGATTGAACTCGCTGAAGCGGGAGAGCACAGCGGCTCCCTTGTGGAAGTGAAGGTTGATCGCTACCCAGTGGCGCAATTTGCAGCCCGAGGTCATGTAGCAAGGCCGTTACCACTGGATGCAGGAGCCGCAGGTGATCGGGAGCTCCTGCTGACCAAGGCGAATCTGCATGAGAGACCGGAAGCACCTCGATCCAGTCTCAAGACTCCCAACGCCAAAAAACGCCAACAGCTCTGCGATCAACCCAGTCTTCTTCTGCGGAGCTGGAGCGGCGCAGGGGCCCCGGCACTCCCTGCGGTTCACGTCGAGCCCCACGAGGGAGGATCCCGCCTGTGGGTCCATGCGCCCACCGTGGCCGAACGTCTCGCACCCGGACAGGCTCTTGATGCCTGGATCAAGGAGCGGGGGGAAGCCCTCTGCCTTGGAGAGGTTTGGCAACCTCTGCTCAACGGGCCCCTCGACGAGGCCTGCCGTTTCACCGTCGGTGAAGAGCAGGATGCCATCACTCTCCGGCTCGACATCAATGCTGAGGGTGATGTGCGTGACTGGCTGTTCTGCCTCAGCCGGATCCGGCCCGTCGCCGAGATCACCCCAGCGCAACTCGAGGCTCTCGGCGCCCGAAAGCCAAAGGCCAGAAGCGTGCCAGCAGCCCTCAAACCGATCAAAGACCAGATCGGTCAGCTGGAAACACTCCTGTTCTGCGCTCGCAGCCTGCAGGCCGAAGCAATCCGCAATGGAGTGCTGGAGCTGGACCTCGCGGCACCTGAGCTTGAAAGCCTGGGAGACCTGGGCCGTTCATGGCCCGATGCAGATCGTCAGCAATGGATCAGCCCGCTGAACGAACAAGATCCGCAGTCGATTCTGGCCGTTCTCGTCATGGCCGCCGATCGGACCTGGTCACAGCACAGCCAAGATCTCCAGGTCAAGGCGCTGGAGCTGTTGGCCCCGGAAGCGGAGGCCTCAGCACTCACGGACGTTGCCAAAGCGGCCGTGGCCCTGGAGCTTCCTCTGGAACTCGAGGAGGACGGAACACCATCTCCCGTGGAGCTGGCCCAGGCCATTGCATCCTGCCCCCAGCGACGTGTGCTCGACCGTCAGCTCTGCCAGGCTCTTCCCGCACCGCTCCTCGAGATCGACGCCACAACAGAACCTGGGGAAGGAGGAGCCAATGACGACAGTGAGGTGACCGCCAGTGCTGAGACCGATAGGTCGAGCTCTACACCCAGACGAACGGCACCCTGGTGCTGCCCCACCTTGCACGCCGCTGATCTCATCAATCAGCAGTTGCTTTCAGCGGTGCTTCTGGAGGGCAAGGACCGGCCGAGTGTCCGACAAAAGGACAAGGTTGTCCTTGGTGAACGCGGCTGCGGTAGCAGGATCGAGTGGCCACTCTTCAGCCAATCTCAGAGCCAAAAAATTTCTGAATTAGCGCCCCAGCGACTGCTGCAAAAGTTGAATGCCAGGCGTCGTCAGGTGGCTGAATTGCGCCGGGATGTCGTCGCGATGATGCAGGCGCGGCACTGTGAACCGATGGTGGGCCAGGAGCAGCCCGGAGTGATCAGCGGCGTGCAGAGCTACGGATTCTTTGTGGAGCTGCCACCCTCGATGATCGAAGGACTGGTCCACGTCAGTTCACTCAACGATGACTGGTACGAGTACCGCTCCAGGCAGAACCGACTCGTCGGTCGTCGCAATCGGCGTCGCTATCAACTCGGGGATGCCGTGACGGTGAAAATCATGAAAGTGGATGTGCTGCGCAACCAGATTGATCTCGAGGTCGTAGCGAGTGCCGATGACGCGGCGGAGGTCGTCTCCACAGCCCCTGGATCCGGGCAGGAAGCATCGATTCCCGTCTTAGTGAATGAGCACTGA
- a CDS encoding TMEM165/GDT1 family protein, with translation MDLTLLISTFVTVFLAELGDKTQLATVAISGTSNRPLAVFLGSSSALVVASLIGAIAGGSMANFIPADLLQLLASLGFLVIGLRLLWPLLGGFPGGQEGAELAQDVEDGASPKL, from the coding sequence ATGGATCTCACGCTCCTGATCTCCACCTTCGTGACCGTGTTTTTGGCGGAGCTTGGGGACAAGACGCAGTTAGCAACCGTTGCGATCAGTGGAACATCCAACAGGCCGTTGGCGGTGTTTCTCGGCTCGTCCTCAGCCCTTGTCGTGGCCAGTCTCATCGGCGCCATCGCCGGTGGGTCAATGGCCAATTTCATACCAGCTGATCTGCTTCAGCTGTTGGCATCCCTGGGTTTCCTCGTGATCGGTCTTCGGCTTCTATGGCCCCTCCTTGGCGGCTTTCCAGGCGGCCAAGAAGGGGCTGAGCTAGCCCAGGACGTCGAGGATGGGGCTTCGCCTAAACTCTGA
- a CDS encoding TMEM165/GDT1 family protein yields the protein MAELQRAEESSGSMSFTAVLLSTFTTVFLAELGDKTQLATLLLSAQSGQPWLVFLGAAMALICSSLVGVLVGRWLSQVLPPERLEQMAGLLMVGLGLWLGVQALQSMLQNANN from the coding sequence ATGGCTGAACTCCAGCGAGCTGAGGAGTCCAGCGGCTCCATGAGCTTCACCGCCGTGCTGCTCAGCACCTTCACCACGGTGTTTCTGGCGGAGCTCGGTGACAAAACCCAATTAGCAACTTTGCTTCTCTCTGCCCAATCGGGCCAGCCCTGGCTCGTTTTCCTCGGCGCGGCTATGGCACTGATCTGCTCGAGCCTGGTGGGGGTTCTGGTTGGTCGCTGGCTCTCGCAGGTGCTGCCACCTGAGCGACTCGAGCAGATGGCGGGCCTGTTGATGGTGGGTCTCGGACTCTGGCTGGGGGTCCAGGCCCTCCAATCGATGCTTCAAAACGCGAACAACTGA
- a CDS encoding YkgJ family cysteine cluster protein, translated as MSKRQDTWTCIRFCGACCRLSPDDRPEALAALSEAQRALYLEMAGPDGWCKHYDTGARSCRIYDERPDFCRVSNLAGLFDLADEKANDFAIACCRQQIRSEHGGNSRELRKFNRSLRRSNG; from the coding sequence ATGTCGAAGCGCCAAGACACCTGGACCTGTATCCGGTTCTGCGGTGCCTGCTGCCGGCTGTCCCCTGATGACCGCCCGGAGGCCCTAGCGGCCTTATCAGAAGCGCAGCGAGCGTTGTATTTAGAGATGGCCGGCCCCGATGGTTGGTGCAAGCACTACGACACCGGTGCAAGGAGCTGCAGGATTTATGACGAGCGCCCAGATTTTTGCCGCGTCAGCAACCTGGCGGGCTTGTTTGATCTAGCGGACGAAAAAGCGAATGACTTCGCGATTGCCTGCTGCCGCCAACAAATCCGCTCAGAGCATGGCGGCAACAGCCGCGAACTACGTAAGTTCAATCGCAGTCTGCGGCGATCGAATGGCTGA
- the psb30 gene encoding photosystem II reaction center protein Ycf12/Psb30 produces MGLDFHLIANFAALALITLAGPAVIFILFYRRGAL; encoded by the coding sequence ATGGGACTCGATTTTCACCTGATCGCCAATTTCGCTGCCCTGGCTCTGATCACCCTGGCGGGTCCGGCGGTGATCTTCATCCTTTTCTACCGACGCGGCGCTCTCTGA
- a CDS encoding chloride channel protein, whose protein sequence is MSLDTRRSEGLFPGLIDSGASALPSQIRHFVGLILVGALIGLACLPLNWIDRLQQLLYNQLPTHFESWTPLGLLIILLPMPVMPALLLLQRGPWRDGAGSGIPSTMNGLEDPSKLQRAMAAAGTVERGLLWSIATVAMFPLGREGPVVQFGAAVARALQRRLGGWLPSLTERQMVAIGGGAGLAGGFNTPLLGAVFMLEELTANYAIVTIWPALVISVAAAGFSHFGGQPIFGLGVINVMTPEADQLMMALPIGIVGGLVGGLFNRGLVWSTKRLMGVVRRQPVRIGLALGFGLTALGLLSFGTSTADGEALIRQLIHEGMPSFDPQGGDLIAGVTSLWITFTRVVAPMIALAPGVPGGLIDPSLTFGAMLGYTVCAVLGMSQDLGIALGMAAGLSGATQLPLVSIVFAWRLTGDQQLFAGVVMAAVIAAYVGRLIARKPVYHALGELQRAPRR, encoded by the coding sequence ATGAGTCTTGATACCCGCAGAAGCGAAGGGCTCTTTCCAGGTCTGATTGATTCGGGAGCCTCGGCCCTTCCCTCGCAGATTCGGCACTTTGTTGGGCTGATCCTTGTTGGCGCTCTGATCGGCCTTGCCTGCCTGCCCCTCAACTGGATCGATCGACTGCAGCAGCTCCTCTACAACCAGCTCCCCACCCATTTCGAGTCCTGGACACCCCTGGGGCTTCTGATCATCTTGTTGCCGATGCCCGTCATGCCAGCGCTTCTACTGCTGCAGCGGGGGCCATGGCGAGACGGTGCTGGCTCTGGCATCCCCTCCACCATGAATGGTCTTGAAGACCCATCCAAGCTGCAGCGAGCGATGGCAGCAGCGGGGACGGTGGAGAGAGGATTGCTCTGGTCGATCGCCACCGTGGCCATGTTCCCCCTGGGCCGAGAAGGGCCTGTGGTGCAGTTCGGGGCGGCTGTCGCCAGGGCGCTCCAGCGTCGTCTTGGTGGTTGGCTTCCAAGCCTCACCGAACGACAGATGGTGGCGATCGGTGGAGGAGCCGGATTAGCCGGTGGCTTCAACACTCCCTTACTGGGGGCGGTGTTCATGCTCGAGGAACTCACCGCCAATTACGCCATCGTGACGATTTGGCCCGCTCTGGTCATTTCCGTTGCGGCCGCGGGATTTAGCCATTTCGGGGGGCAACCGATCTTCGGGCTAGGCGTGATCAATGTGATGACGCCAGAGGCGGATCAACTGATGATGGCCCTGCCGATCGGCATTGTCGGCGGACTCGTGGGTGGCTTGTTCAACCGAGGCCTCGTATGGTCCACAAAACGGCTGATGGGCGTGGTGCGCCGACAGCCGGTCAGGATTGGCCTGGCCCTTGGCTTTGGCCTGACTGCATTAGGGCTCCTGAGCTTTGGCACCAGCACGGCCGATGGGGAAGCCCTGATTCGCCAGCTGATTCATGAAGGCATGCCCAGCTTCGACCCTCAAGGAGGGGATCTGATCGCCGGTGTCACCAGTCTGTGGATCACCTTCACCCGTGTGGTGGCACCGATGATCGCTCTGGCACCTGGAGTCCCTGGAGGACTCATCGACCCCTCACTCACCTTTGGAGCGATGCTGGGTTACACCGTGTGTGCCGTGTTGGGCATGAGCCAAGATCTGGGCATTGCCCTAGGAATGGCCGCAGGACTTTCAGGAGCGACCCAACTGCCGCTGGTTTCAATCGTTTTCGCCTGGAGATTGACAGGCGATCAACAATTGTTCGCTGGGGTGGTGATGGCAGCGGTGATCGCCGCCTATGTCGGACGGCTGATCGCCAGAAAGCCTGTGTACCACGCTTTGGGGGAGCTTCAGAGAGCGCCGCGTCGGTAG
- the recJ gene encoding single-stranded-DNA-specific exonuclease RecJ, with the protein MPPPSSPSAWQLPPPCGRDPLNGLPLPLALRAVLFRRGHDLNSAQALLNAPALPSTTEHFPQLETAVARLTQACLRGESLAICGDYDADGMTSTALLIRALSSLGAKPQPAIPSRMDDGYGLNAGMVSGLHGQGIRLLVTVDNGVSAQEALSLAEKLGMDVILTDHHTLPVEAPQALALIHPSTTPEDSPYRGLAGVGLAYVLARTLAESLGQPDAIGAARDLFCIGTIADMAPLTGANRTWLREGLGHLHRSSCIGLRALQQLSGLEERPLRADDIGFQLAPRINAVGRLGDPRLVVELLTEDDRDAGVELARRCDALNRQRRELCDAIEAEALALLEADTQGLPPFVLLAQGHWHHGVIGIVASRLMERYRRPVALLAGDGEGLLRASVRSPEGFAVDRALQQCAKHLERFGGHPAAAGFSVRAEHVHVLHEQLNGLAAEWLDDQGSARRILPEALLPLEGITRAFWQELQTLEPFGVGHPAPLFWARDCEVTREQTLRGGHKRLSLQQGDSCREAIAWRWDPQQPIPRRVDVIFRLSLNRWQGEERLQLEVLALREHFSSMVLQRGNLLYTCRRHGDRGMELVNQTGDRLKVNCLDNGVLDSDDIRSSHAYVAGLLQDAAIGLGLHP; encoded by the coding sequence GTGCCCCCCCCCTCCAGTCCATCGGCTTGGCAGCTCCCGCCGCCCTGTGGGAGAGATCCATTGAACGGGTTACCGCTGCCACTGGCCCTTCGGGCGGTGTTGTTTCGTCGAGGTCACGATCTCAATTCAGCGCAGGCTCTGCTCAATGCCCCCGCGCTGCCTTCCACCACCGAGCACTTCCCCCAGCTGGAGACAGCAGTGGCGCGGCTGACTCAGGCCTGCCTAAGGGGTGAATCCCTGGCGATCTGTGGGGACTATGACGCCGACGGCATGACCAGCACAGCCTTGCTGATCAGAGCGCTGTCCTCCCTCGGAGCCAAGCCACAACCAGCGATCCCCAGCCGGATGGACGATGGTTACGGCTTGAATGCAGGCATGGTGTCTGGCTTGCATGGGCAGGGCATCCGACTGCTGGTGACCGTTGATAACGGTGTTTCCGCCCAGGAAGCGCTCTCGCTTGCAGAGAAGCTCGGCATGGACGTGATCCTCACGGACCATCACACCCTGCCGGTTGAAGCCCCTCAAGCCCTGGCATTAATTCACCCCTCCACCACTCCGGAGGACTCGCCCTATCGGGGGCTTGCGGGGGTGGGCCTCGCCTACGTGCTCGCGCGAACCCTTGCCGAATCGCTGGGTCAACCGGATGCGATCGGCGCCGCCCGAGATCTCTTCTGTATTGGCACCATTGCCGACATGGCGCCGCTGACAGGAGCGAATCGCACCTGGCTCCGCGAAGGGCTTGGCCATCTGCATCGCAGCAGCTGCATCGGCCTTCGCGCTCTGCAGCAACTCTCCGGCCTGGAAGAACGCCCCCTCCGCGCCGACGACATTGGCTTTCAGCTCGCACCAAGGATCAATGCGGTCGGCAGGCTTGGAGATCCACGCCTCGTGGTGGAGCTACTCACCGAGGACGATCGTGACGCAGGCGTCGAGCTTGCTCGCCGCTGTGATGCTCTGAATCGACAGCGGCGAGAGCTATGCGACGCGATCGAGGCAGAAGCGCTGGCCTTGCTCGAAGCCGATACGCAGGGACTCCCCCCCTTTGTCTTGCTCGCCCAGGGCCACTGGCATCACGGGGTCATCGGCATCGTGGCTTCCAGGTTGATGGAGCGTTATCGACGACCCGTCGCTTTACTAGCTGGCGATGGAGAAGGGCTTCTACGCGCTTCAGTGCGTTCCCCGGAAGGGTTTGCGGTCGATCGAGCCTTGCAGCAATGCGCCAAGCACCTGGAACGGTTCGGAGGCCATCCAGCAGCGGCTGGGTTCAGCGTTCGCGCCGAGCATGTGCACGTCTTGCATGAACAACTCAATGGGCTTGCCGCGGAATGGCTAGACGACCAGGGAAGTGCGCGAAGGATCCTCCCTGAAGCACTGCTGCCTCTCGAGGGAATTACCAGAGCCTTCTGGCAGGAGCTTCAGACCTTGGAGCCCTTTGGGGTCGGCCATCCAGCGCCACTGTTCTGGGCAAGAGATTGTGAAGTCACCCGAGAGCAGACGCTCAGGGGAGGCCATAAGCGCTTGAGCCTGCAACAAGGGGATTCATGCCGCGAGGCGATCGCCTGGCGCTGGGACCCCCAGCAGCCGATTCCTCGACGGGTGGATGTCATCTTCCGCCTCTCGCTGAATCGCTGGCAGGGGGAAGAACGCCTTCAACTCGAGGTCTTGGCCTTAAGAGAGCACTTCAGCAGCATGGTGCTGCAGCGAGGGAATCTGCTCTACACCTGTCGGCGCCATGGGGATCGGGGCATGGAGCTGGTCAATCAGACCGGTGACCGCCTCAAGGTCAACTGTCTTGACAACGGCGTGTTGGATAGCGACGACATTCGCTCCAGCCACGCCTACGTTGCAGGCCTGCTGCAGGACGCCGCCATCGGCCTTGGTCTTCACCCATGA